A single genomic interval of Spirosoma linguale DSM 74 harbors:
- a CDS encoding transposase IS4 family protein (PFAM: transposase IS4 family protein~KEGG: oan:Oant_2732 transposase IS4 family protein) has product MYPTDLTDSAWQVIQEILADKRKRKYSLRAILNALLYLTKTGCQWRQMPNDLPPWPLCYYYFWKWRNEGTWERLNKSLVERRRQKAKREASPSVGVIDSQSIKCSEWGVVPKGYDGHKKVNGRKRHIIVDTLGLVLVVVVHAANQHDSPAARAVLTRLAGQGYERMNKILADSAYGKKLARWLKRSYGLLLEVVKVSELAGFQVLPMRWKVERTFAWMNWSRRLSKDYECGVNSHESFVYLSNINRMLKHF; this is encoded by the coding sequence ATGTACCCCACAGACCTGACTGATTCCGCTTGGCAAGTTATCCAAGAAATCTTGGCTGACAAGCGTAAACGAAAGTATTCACTTCGTGCGATTCTCAATGCATTACTGTATTTGACCAAAACCGGTTGCCAGTGGCGACAGATGCCCAATGATTTGCCGCCTTGGCCTTTGTGCTACTACTACTTCTGGAAGTGGCGTAACGAGGGGACTTGGGAACGACTCAACAAGTCGTTGGTCGAACGTAGACGACAAAAAGCGAAACGGGAAGCTTCACCCAGCGTGGGCGTCATTGATTCACAGAGCATTAAGTGTAGTGAGTGGGGTGTAGTGCCCAAAGGCTATGATGGCCATAAGAAGGTTAACGGACGTAAGCGGCACATCATCGTGGATACATTAGGCTTGGTTTTAGTAGTCGTAGTTCATGCGGCTAATCAACATGACAGTCCAGCCGCCAGAGCGGTACTAACTCGGTTAGCTGGTCAAGGTTACGAGCGAATGAACAAGATTTTAGCCGATAGTGCGTATGGCAAGAAGTTAGCCCGTTGGCTTAAAAGGTCTTATGGGCTACTCTTGGAAGTGGTAAAGGTGAGCGAGTTAGCCGGTTTTCAAGTCTTGCCCATGCGCTGGAAAGTCGAGCGAACGTTTGCCTGGATGAATTGGTCGAGACGGCTTAGTAAAGACTATGAATGTGGAGTCAATTCGCACGAATCGTTCGTGTATTTGTCCAACATCAACCGGATGCTCAAGCATTTTTAA
- a CDS encoding response regulator receiver protein (PFAM: response regulator receiver~SMART: response regulator receiver~KEGG: pat:Patl_4153 response regulator receiver protein), whose amino-acid sequence MALYAMVSNHLLCTLTKSYVLPYINTTSFNVTQCNVNYLPANLNMNQISCACVFHVDDDEDDRFLLQQVFRQYSPACEIKPLANGEELLEALATAPVLPSLILLDLNMPIMGGFEVLRSIRQEPRYDSIPVVVLTTSDQLTDRQMASELKADGFIPKPPTLKQLNQIVLELRQNWLEGKCAAITQPLHTPPTDIPAKSISVK is encoded by the coding sequence ATGGCTCTATACGCTATGGTCAGCAATCACCTATTGTGTACGCTTACTAAATCGTATGTTTTGCCTTATATCAATACAACTAGTTTCAACGTTACTCAATGTAACGTCAACTACCTACCGGCAAACTTAAACATGAATCAAATTTCCTGTGCGTGCGTCTTTCACGTCGACGACGATGAAGACGATCGTTTTTTGTTGCAACAAGTATTTCGTCAGTATAGTCCAGCGTGTGAAATTAAACCGCTGGCCAATGGCGAGGAACTACTGGAGGCTTTAGCAACTGCTCCTGTCCTACCCTCGCTAATTCTGTTAGATTTGAATATGCCCATTATGGGTGGGTTTGAAGTACTACGCTCTATCCGTCAGGAGCCCAGATACGACTCTATCCCGGTCGTTGTGCTAACAACGTCTGATCAATTGACAGATCGTCAGATGGCTTCAGAATTAAAAGCTGATGGATTTATTCCTAAACCACCTACGCTGAAGCAATTAAATCAGATTGTTCTTGAGTTAAGACAAAACTGGCTAGAGGGTAAATGTGCAGCTATTACGCAACCTCTTCATACGCCCCCAACCGACATACCTGCAAAGTCTATATCTGTCAAGTAA